In the genome of uncultured Sphaerochaeta sp., the window TTCAGCCTTGGCAGCGGCTTTTGCAGCCTCTGCGGCAGCCTTGGCTTCTGCAGCCTGGCGAGCCTTCACGGTTGCTTCACTTTCGACCACAAGCTTCACCTCGGCACTCTCGTCCTCATAGAGGCGAACACGCACCGAATAGGTACCAACCATCTTGATGGCATGGGTGGCAACTTCGATCTTCTTGCGTTCAACTTCGATACCCTGCTTGGCCAAAGCTTCCTGAACCATGGAGGAAGTGACCGAACCGAAGAGCTTGCCGCTCTCACCGGCGGAAACGACCATGGTCAGGGCAACCTTGTCCAGCTTCTCCTTCATGCTTGCACTTGCAGAACGCTTCTCGATCTTGCGTTTTTCGATTGCTGCGGTGCGGGAGGCAAAAATGGACTGGTTGGTCTTGTTGAACATGACTGCCATCTTGTTGGGCAGCAGGAAATTACGGGCGTACCCGTCCTTGACATCTACCACGTCTCCCTCTTCTCCGAGATTGACGACATCCTGATTGAGAATGATTTTCATAGGGATAACTCCTTACTCATTGCTTCTATACGCTATCCATGTCTCCGTAACCCCTAACAAGGGAAGTACAAAGACAACCACCACGTTCACCCCAGGTATGAGAAACGCCAACAAGAACACCGAGGAAAACAATCTGGCGGTATTGACAACCAAGCCCTTCCGCAACGCGAAATGCGTTGTGATGGCCATACCTTGCACAGCATACAGTACGCTACTTCCCAACGCAACCTGCAGTGCCAAAGCACGGCTGAGGTAGTTCGCCTTGAGAAGAATCAGTGCCAGCACCAAGGTCCAGGACCCGAGAAATACCCAAAGTGTTGCTTCAGGAACCCTCCAGCCTGCAATCCGTTTGCTGAAACTGCTGTCGTACCGGTATTGGTAGCTCATCGCCATAAAGGAGGTGAAACCCACCAACGCCATACACAGGGGAGCCAACATGGCTCCTATCGCCAAAACCGACATCCGATAAAGACTCCTCAACTCACTGTCCGCAAGCAAAGCAGTCGGATCGGTGTCACCCGATGCCTGTCCGAGAATCATGCGAAAGGTCTCATACATTGCTGAATTGACCCACTCAAGCGCCTCGTTAGGCTTTGAAAACCCAATGACCACTACAACCGAAGCAACCACGCCAAACAGGCAGGATGCCAGGTATCGGTACAGTGTCCGCCGCTCAGCCAGTGCAATCCATACCGCACTAGCGACCAACAACACAGTCGGGATGAACAATCCGATCAGAAGCAGAATTCGGCCTTCCGGGCTGCCCAGGGCATCCCTGGAACGGATAAGCTCGGTTGCTGCCAACAGCAAGGCAACCAAGGCAACCGGAAGCAAAGCCACTTTCCGATCAGAAAACTTCGGGGCAAGAACCATCAAGGGGATGGTGAAGACCAGATTGCCGATCATCAGCCGGGAGAGCACGAAGCTCACACCCACCAAGATCAACATCTCTCTGATCGACTTGGAATCCAGACGGTTCATAGCTCCCAACACAGGTTACTTCTTCTCGAACGGGAGGTACGCGAGAACGCGTGCCTTCTTGATCTCGTTGGTAACAGCCCTCTGGTGCTTTGCACAGCAACCAGTGATGCGGGCGGGAAGAATCTTTCCACGTTCGGTGATATAGCGCCGAAGCATTTCGGGGTTCTTGTAATCAGGCGTCAGGTTCTGGGTACAAAACTTGCAAACCTTCTTGCGGAAGCTGGGCTTGCGTCCACCCATCCTTCTGTCGCCTCTTCCACTCTTTCCATCCATATCGTTCATCATGGAATCATTATCGTCATCGCGCATGCATGTATCTCCTTGCATTACTGTCAGCTGCCATACAGCAGCTTTTTAGAATGGGATCTGATCGTCGTCGAACTGCTCAGGGCCACCGATGTCCATCATGGGCACCGATTCCTTGGGAGCTGGACGAGAACCGTACGATCCTTGGCTTCTGGCCGCAGGCTGTTCGCTGCGACCTCTCTCACTCCTGCCACCTTCGGCGGAAGCGGATGAGCTTGAAAGGAGCTGCAAAGAATTGACGGCAATTTCGACCCGGCTTCGGCTCTGACCGTCCTGTTCCCAGCGACTCTGCCTCAGCTCTCCAAGTATGGAAACCTGCCTTCCCTTCTCCAGATACTGGTTGATGGATTCGGCGCTCTTCCCAAACATTGTGCAGTCAAAAAAGTTGGCCTCATCTTCCCAGCGATTGTCAGCCGTCCTCTTTCTACGGTTGACTGCGATGGAAAAACGACAGATAGCCATGCCTCCATTGGAATAACGAAGCTCGCTCTCCCTCGTAAGCCGGCCTACCAACGCGACCACATTCAAGTCATTTGCCATTCGTGTGCTCCCTTCTTTGCAGATTATTTTTCGTTGTTTACAAACAAATACTTCAGGATGTTGGCGTGCAACAGAAAAGCCTTCTCAAAGCCAAGGATGGTACTCGGATCAGCCTTCAGCTCGAAGTAGACATAGTGTCCCTTTTCCTGTTTCTTGATGTCATAGGCGAGATACTTGACGCCCATGTCTTCCTGCTTGGTAATCTCTACCCCGGCAGCAGCAAAGGTGCTGGTCACAAATTCCAGGCCAGCGGTTGTGTTCTCTTCGTTTGCATTGAAGATAACGGTGAACTCATAATTTCTCATGGTTCCTCCTTACGGACTAAATGATCCGCCCTCAAGAGCGGATAAAGAGGTGTCTCGACAGACTACCATACTTTCACGGACTAGGTCAACAAAAGCGGTGCATATCCCACAATGCCACAACAGCTTGGGACATGAAAAACCGCCGGAGCGACCGGCGGTTTTCGCTTTGGTACCAAGCTTAAAGATTACCAGAAAAAACTACTTGTTCTTGTGTCTATTCTTTCTGAGCTTTTTCTTTCTCTTATGAGTAGCAATCTTATGCTTTTTTCTTTTTCTTCCACAAGGCACTGTAGAGCTCCTTACCAGCCGGTTCTTTTTTTCAGCGATGCTGAAGCCGGGTGGTTTTGTAATTACCGTACCATTATGCGAGTATGCCAAAGGCTGGTCAAGAGGACCGAGAAACTTTATTCTTATTTCTGTCCATGAATTTACCCGCTAATCGTCTTGCTCAGTTCTCACTTTCTTTCTACTATAGAGGTAGGCAGGGGGAGCATGTATGAAGGTTCTGATCTTCGGCTTGGGAATGCATGGGGGTGGCTTTGCTGCTGCATCCTATTTCCTTGATCATGGAGATGAAGTGCGCATTACGGACTTGAAGGGTGCCTGCGATCTGGGCTCTGAGATGGAAGCACTGGCACTTCGAGGTGCTGTGTGCATTTCAGGAACCCATCGATCGGAGGATTTCCTCTGGGCCGACATTGTCGTCAAGAATCCCGCCATCCCCCCCAACCACCCGATGCTCAGCCATGCTCGCATGATCGTGAATGACTTTGCTTGGCTCTTCTCCAGTCCTTGGTGCGAACAGGTGAAGATCATTGCAATAACAGGAACCAAGGGAAAGACCACCACCAGTGCAGCAGTCGCCCATGTATTGCAAGAACTTGGGTATGAGGCGATGCAGTGCGGCAATATGGGTATCAGTGCATTCTCGGTGCTTCGCGAGTGGGAACGCAGGCATGATAGCGGAAGAGCCCTTCCCGACTACCTGGTCTGTGAATTCTCCTCCTGGCAGATCCGCGACACGGTGCAGGCAATGCATGGCCAGCTCCCTCCGATGGAAATCTGTGCTTTGACCAATTTCTATCCGGATCACCTCAATTCATATGAGTCCATTGAACGGTATCTGGAAGATAAGCTGGAGCTGTTCACCGAACAGGTACGGATGGCCGTCATCCCCGATGTCATGGCCGAGAGAATCAGAAAACAGACCAAGCTTGACCGCCGTCACATCCGGGGCATCGACCGCTCCTGCCCGAAAGAACTGGAGCAACAACCCCATCTCAAGAGTGCCTACACCATCCTCCTTGCCCTGGGACTCAAATACAAGTCCATCCTCAAGGCGCTGGAGAGCTTTCAGGGGGTTCCCCATCGCATTGAGCAGGTGGGAACACTTGGAAACATCCTGTTCGTAAACGACAGTGCAGCCACCATTCCCGAGGCTGTACACTTCTCCTATGCCAAATTCCGGACGATGGCAGTCCACCTCATCTGCGGGGGGACGGACAAGAACCTTAAAAGCGATGCAATGCTTGAGGAAGTCCTCCATGCAAGCAGTGTCTCGTTGCTTGACGGAAGCTTTACCCAGAACAAGCTGATTCCTCTCCTGAAGGAACACCATATTGCCTACCTTGGACCATTCAAGGCCATGGGAGATGCGCTTCAGGCAAGTCTGGACGCTGCCCTGGAGAAGCAGAAAGACCTTCCAGACCTACCCCAGGCAATCCTGCTCAGCCCGGGCAGCGCCTCCTTTGAGCTCTTTGCAAATGAGTTTGACCGGGGCAACCAGTTCAAGAATTTGGTTGGACTCCTTCTTGAGGCCTGACTTTCCGTTTCAGGCGATACCGGATCCGCTCAGAAATCGTGTAGACTTTCCATAAAAGAAATCGATAGACATAGTCTGTTGAGGGTGTCCGATAACAGCTCTGTCCGCCAAAAGAAAGCTTGAAAATTTCCAAACCGGCAAGATGACTACCCCTGCCCTTCGGCCCCGATATCCCGTACAGATCATAGAAAGAGCAACCACGTTCACAGGCCATCCTGATTGCATAGTCCTGCAAGGGATGTGAGCAGGTAACCCCATCCAAGCGAAGCGAAGCACCATAGAGATAGGTCGCTTCGACAGGGGAAAACACTACGATGAGGCCCCCGACAATCTTTCGGTTCTGCGTGGCCAGCAACAGCTTTGAGGAGATATCCCCCCGTACTTTGCCATCAAGGGTAAGCAATGCTTTGAGATATTTTGACGACCGGGGGCTGAACCCATCGCGTCTTGAGGTCTCAAGATAGATATCATACCACCTCCTGAAGGTGGCATCATCACCTGCCCAGAGACCTACCTCCACACTCTGGCTTGCCTTGCGCAGTGCACGCTTGGCCCGGTCACGATACCCAAGCTTCACCGCCTGATACCCCCATTTCAGGTTGATCCTAACCGTTGCCTCGGGTTGCACACTCTCAGAGAGGGTGCGCAAGCGAGGGCCAGCCAGATGAAGAACATTCTCATCATTGACTTCATCAAAGGGAAGATCGAAGCGCAATGCGAACACGAAGGGAGGCAGGAGCGGCTTGAGTTGCTTTGACAGCTGGCGGATGCATTCATTTGCCTGTGTCACCCCAAGTGCCTGCAAGTCCGGGCCGAAGGGAATGTAGGCAAGATTCCAGAGAAGAAACACTTGCTTCACCAGCACAAGCACGCTTTGCGTCCGCCCTTCCCATTCCACTTCAAAGGCATGGGGCTTCCAGAGCGAACCATGTTTGAGGGCAGCCCAAAAACTGCTCTGCATGGCAGGCCCGGTGCATACGAATTTCTTGTAATCTATCGGCCGAACTACCATCCTCTCTTCCTTTCCCAAAGATGCAAAAAGGGGCCATTCAGGCCCCCTTGCAGTTACTGTCAGACCGATGTATCAACCAACAGGGCCGTTCAGATACTTCTTGGAGGTCACATACACCCCATCCTTGCCAAGAGGCTTGCCATCGATCTTCACCACGCCGTCCTCAGCTACGATGGGCATGGAGAAGAAGTGGTCTGCCTTCACATACGGCAGGGCATCCTGGGGACCTTCATGCCCTTCAGGAAGCAGAACTGTGCCGACCTCGAACTGGGGAACAAACAGCACTTCACAAGTGGTATGTTCCTCGGCGGCAGGATCGCTGGCAGCAAGCAGCATGCCATAGCTCTTCACCCCGCGGAAATTGGCGGGCTTGAGGTTGCTGACCAGCACAATCTGCTGGGATTGCAACTCTTCTGCAGTATAGTAAGGAACGATTGAGCTGACGATGGTGCGCGGCTCCTCTTCCTTCACATCAAGGGTGAGAATGTAAAGCTTGTCTCCCTGGGGATGCTTCTCGACATTGACTATTTTGGCCACCTTCAGGATGACACGCTTCGCGAACTGCTCGGCCAGGCTCACCTGATCCATTTCTTGTTCCATGGTTTTCTGTACTTCCTTGGTATTGGTTTGCTCTTTTTGCTTGCGCTCTTCCTGTGATCCACTGAATCGGGTGCGCAATTCTTCGATCAAGACATCTTCCAGCTTGGTGAAGAGCAGCTCAGGCTCGGCAAAGCCGGTGATCCCGGTTGTGGTTCCCACCGCGTTCCACCGAACATCCTTGCAGCCCAGGAAGGAGAGCATCCGCACACTGGTGGTAGGCAGGAACGGCTCGACCATGACCGCCAGGTCCCTGATGAGGTAGACCAAGGTCTTGAGCAGGCTCATTGCCTTCCCGGGATCCTGCGTGCGCATTTTCCACGGCTCCCCATCCTGGAAAGCCTTGTTCCCGATTGAGGAGAGTGCGAGAATCTGCCTGAGGCCCTCACGCTCTTCCGAGCGCTCCATCAAAGCATCGATCTCAGCTTCCTTTGTCCTGATCTGCTCGTGCAACTGCTCGTCAATGGGAGCCGAAAGCAGCGCATTGTCGGGATAGAATCTCCTGACGAAGGTCAGGGTCCGGTTGACCAGATTCGAAAGATTGCCGATCAGCTCCCCATTCACCTTCTCCTGGAAGTCTGCCCAGGTGAAGGTGACGTCACTCTTCTCAGGACGGTTGTAGAACATGTAGAACCGCCACACGTCGGCGGGAATGCCGGTATCCTGCACATCATTTCCGAAAATGCCGATGCCAAGGCTCTTGCTGAACTTTCCCCCCTCATAATTGAGGTACTCGGTACTGCTCATATGATGCAACATCGTCCACTTTTCTCCGCTTGCAAGCTGGCAGGAGGGGAAAATGACCGTATGGAACGGGATATTGTCTTTCCCGATGAACTGGAAAAGCTCAACGTTATCCGGGTTCTGCCACCATGTTTTCCAATCCTTGGTGGCATTTGCACTGATGGAGACGTACCCGATGGGTGCGTCAAACCAGACGTAGAAAACCTTGTCCTCGTAGCCGGGTTTCGGCACGGGGATACCCCACTTGAGATCACGGGTGATACAACGCTCTTTCAGCCCGTCACGAATCCAGGATTTCGTAACCTGAACCGCATTGTTGGCCCAGAAGCCCTCCTTGCTGGCCTTCTCCATCCATGTCTCCAGAAGAGGAAGTGCCTTGGGAAGATCTATATAGAGGTGTTTGGTCTTTTTGGGAATCGGGGTTGTGCCGCATACGCCGCAACGGGGATTGATGAGCTCCACCGGATCGAGCAGGGTCTGGCAACTGTCACATTGGTCTCCCCTGGCTCCCTCACTGTGGCAATGGGGGCAAGTCCCTTCGACGAAACGATCTGCCAGGAATCGGTCGCAACTTGGGCAGTAGAGCTGCTCCAGTTCGTGCTCACTGACATACCCTGCAGCATCGACCTTCTTGAAAATGTCCTGCACAATGGAGGTCTGCTCATCGGTGCTGGTACGACCGAAGTAATCAAAGCTGATGTTGAACCAGGCATAGATGTCGCGGTGGATCGCATGATATCGGTCGCACAGCTCGCGGGGGGTTACCCCCTCCTTCAAGGCCCTGGTCTCGGTGGCGGTACCGTATTCATCGGTACCGCAGATATACAGCGTCTCATACCCCTTCGAACGGCAGAAACGGGCAAAGACATCAGCAGAAAGCACTTGGGTAAGGTTACCCAGATGCGGAATATTGTTCACATAGGGAAGTGCACTGGTAACAAGTCTCTTTTTCATAGGGGACATAATAGACCGCTGGGACGTTTATTTCAATGGCAAAGCGATGATTGTATCCAAGATTGCATCCTTGACTCTAGGCTTCAGCGTAAGTACATTGAAAAGGTGCCACGGCACACCAAGGAGATACCATGGATACCATGCAGCAACCACCGAGACCTGCGCGAAAGGTACGGAACATCAGCCCGAAGCTGGTGATCTGGATCATCGTCGCCGTAGTGCTCGTCATGTTGGTTCTCAGCAGTTTCTTCGTCGTAGACCAGACCGAACAGGCTGTTGTGCTCCGCCTCGGCAAGTACAACCGCACCGTCGGCCCGGGCTTGCAGACAAAGATTCCCCTGGGAATCGAGGCCAGCTACAATGTACCGACCCAGGTCGTCCAGACGATGACCTTCGGCTACAGGAGCAACAGCAGCACCTCACCACTTTTCGGCAATACCGACTACACCAATGAGTCTTTGATGCTTACCGGCGATCTGAACATCATTGATGTCCAGTGGATTGTCCAGTACAAGATTGAGGATCCGGTGAAATGGATGTTCAATGTGGAATCGAGGGAAACCACGCTGCGCGACATCAGCCAGAGCGTCATGAACAAGTTGGTGGGAGACCTTCCCATCCTTTCGGTCATGACCAGTGAAAGAACAAGGATTGAGGTTGAAGCACAGGACAACATGCAGAAGGTCTTTGACAACTATGGCCTTGGCGTGAAGATTGTCACGGTCAAACTGCAGAACATCGTTCCGCCGATCGGAGAGGTGCAGGATGCATTCGAGGATGTCAACAAGGCAATCCAAGACATGAACCGCCTCATCAACGAAGGCAAGCAGAACTACAACAAGATCATTCCCTCGGCCCGTGGTGAGGCGAACAAGCTCATCCAGCAGGCACAGGGCTATGCCTCCGAGCGCGTCAACCAGGCAACCGGTGATGTGGCTCGCTTCAACAGCGTCCGCGAAGTGTATGAACAAAGCAAGGATATCACCCGCACACGATTGTACATCGAGGCAATGGAATCGATCATCAATCCGAGCAGTGAGGGTTCTGTCACCCTGATAGACAAGAGCCTGGCCAACTTCCTGCCGATCCAGATGCTCGAAGGGGGTGCCAAATGAGTACTGCAACCAATAAGAAACTGATAACCACGTTGATTGTGGTCGTGGTCTTTCTCGTCATCTTTGTCCTTTTGGGCCCCTTCTACATCCTGTATGAAGGCCAGCAGTCGGTGATCACCCGGTTCGGCAAAATCGTGAATTCCGAACAGGATTCCGGCCTGAAGTTCAAGATGCCCCTGATCGATACCGTAGTCATCTATCCCAAGAAGATCCTCTCCTGGGATGGGGCTGCCCAGCGCATCCCGACCAAGGAAAACCAGTTCATCTGGGTTGACACCACCGCACGCTGGAGAATCGCCGATCCTGCCAAGTACTATGAGACAGTCAATACCGTAAACAATGGTATCTTCCGCCTCAATGACGTGCTTGACTCCTCCATCCGCACCATCATCAGTGAGAACTTTCTCAATGAGGCTGTGCGAAACACCAACCAGATCAACGACATAAAGGTTGAGGAGCAGGTGCAGAGTGTGGAGAGCAATGAGGATGCCGAGACGCTGAGAAACCTCACGGTAACCCAGGCAAGGCAGGAAACCATCACCATCGGCCGTGACGGACTGAGCAACATGATGTTTGACCAAGCCAAGCAGTTCACCTCCGGATTCGGCATCGAACTGATCGACATCGTCATCCGCCAGATCCGCTACAGCGATGACCTGACCGAGAGCGTATACCAGAGGATGATCAAGGAAAGAAACCAGATCGCCGAAGCATATCGCTCCTACGGCCGTGGTCAGCTTGCCCAGTGGCAAGGAAAGACCGAGGGTGAAGAGAAGCAGATCCTCAGTGCCGCCTACTCCGAAAGTGAGAAGATCAAGGGTGTTGCCGACGCGACTGCAGCAGAAATATATGCTGAATCGTACTCTGCCGATCCTGAATTCTTCGAGCTGTGGAGAACCTTGGAGTCGTACAGGAAGACAATTCCCGGGCTGAACAAGGTCCTCAGTACTGACATGGAGTACTTCGACATGATCTACGGGAAAACCGTGGAAGACTGACACGTTTGTGACTGATCGAGGAAGGGCGGATCGCCCTTCCTCTTTTTTTGTCTGCCTGCTACACTCTGCCCATGGACAAGGATGCTCTGGTTATCTTCGACTTTGATGGAACCCTCTACCCCATCGACCCCTATGACAGCGAACAGGCACTGTTGCTTGCCCTGGCACAGGGCAGCAACCTCTGGTTTCGCCTGCGCGCCCACCGCCTGGTACGACAGGATCAGAAGGGACAATTGGCAGGCAGGGCTTTTCATCAGCGCTATGCAGAGCTGACAAGGCATGCCGACAAGAGCTTGGTGGAACACATCGGTCGCAACCTGGCCAAGCATCTGGGCTCGAAGGAACGGGATTCCATCCTGCAACTGGCTGAGCATGCTGATCTGGGAATCCTCAGCTGCGGGACAGAAAACATCATTGAAGCGTTTCTTCAGGAAGCAGGGCTACTGGGCCATTTCTCCTTCATCCGCGCCAAGCGCCTGAGCTGGGATGCACAGGGAACCGCTCATATGCATGTGGATATTGATGGGCCGGAGGCGAAGGCAAGGGCAATCACTGCCCTTAGATCGACCTATCAGAGCATCCTTGCCGTAGGGGACGGTCCCACTGACATCCCCATGCTCAATGCAGCTGATCTGGGCCTGGTCATGAACTGGTCAACGCGCCAGGCAAGCTATCCGTTTGCCACCTACACCTCACTAAAGGAGCTCTGCAACCACTGCCTTTCTCACCTCGACAATGCCAGTGAGGCCTGTCGTACCGCCAAGCGGTAGGAGAGAATGAGCGAAAGCGGAAAAAGCAGGAACAGCAGGGAATAGGCAAGGGCATGCGGCACAGGGGAAACATACGGCAACAGGAGCAAGATGGCAATCACCACCACGCAAGCGAGTGCAACCAGCATCCCCAGCAATCCGTTCAGGTTGCTCTTCATCGCCTGCTGGGCTGTAATCCAGCCTAGATTCGGCCGGTAATAGTCAATCGCCAATTGCAACACTGCAATGAGGGAAAGCGTTGACAGGGAAAGCGGAACCATCCAGACAAGGTGAAAGAAAGAGATGCGCAGGGCAAAGACACTGATGCTCAGGAAGATCAGGTTCGGTACACCGAACAAGACCAGATGCAAGAATAGCTTCGCCTGGACGAAGACTTCAGGTGCAACGGGATAGAGCCTATCAAGGACAAACATCTTTCCCTGACGGGAAACGCTGGTGGAGCTGAGCATGCCCAGCGATGCCATCAGCAGCATGAGCAGGAAGAGAAGTTCAGGCAAGAAGGCAAAGGTTTGGATGTTCATCAATGCCACCGACAGCTCATCCAACACCCCGGTAAGGGCATACACGACAAGCAACACCAAGGGGATGAACATCTCTCCCACCACTTCAAAGATAAACGCGGATTGGGAGCGGATGATCACCAATTCGCGCTTCATCAAAGCGAGGACCGGCCCTCTGGCGCCAAGCTTTGCAACCCGATGAGCCCCCCT includes:
- a CDS encoding DUF115 domain-containing protein, yielding MNRLDSKSIREMLILVGVSFVLSRLMIGNLVFTIPLMVLAPKFSDRKVALLPVALVALLLAATELIRSRDALGSPEGRILLLIGLFIPTVLLVASAVWIALAERRTLYRYLASCLFGVVASVVVVIGFSKPNEALEWVNSAMYETFRMILGQASGDTDPTALLADSELRSLYRMSVLAIGAMLAPLCMALVGFTSFMAMSYQYRYDSSFSKRIAGWRVPEATLWVFLGSWTLVLALILLKANYLSRALALQVALGSSVLYAVQGMAITTHFALRKGLVVNTARLFSSVFLLAFLIPGVNVVVVFVLPLLGVTETWIAYRSNE
- the rpsR gene encoding 30S ribosomal protein S18 produces the protein MRDDDNDSMMNDMDGKSGRGDRRMGGRKPSFRKKVCKFCTQNLTPDYKNPEMLRRYITERGKILPARITGCCAKHQRAVTNEIKKARVLAYLPFEKK
- the metG gene encoding methionine--tRNA ligase, giving the protein MSPMKKRLVTSALPYVNNIPHLGNLTQVLSADVFARFCRSKGYETLYICGTDEYGTATETRALKEGVTPRELCDRYHAIHRDIYAWFNISFDYFGRTSTDEQTSIVQDIFKKVDAAGYVSEHELEQLYCPSCDRFLADRFVEGTCPHCHSEGARGDQCDSCQTLLDPVELINPRCGVCGTTPIPKKTKHLYIDLPKALPLLETWMEKASKEGFWANNAVQVTKSWIRDGLKERCITRDLKWGIPVPKPGYEDKVFYVWFDAPIGYVSISANATKDWKTWWQNPDNVELFQFIGKDNIPFHTVIFPSCQLASGEKWTMLHHMSSTEYLNYEGGKFSKSLGIGIFGNDVQDTGIPADVWRFYMFYNRPEKSDVTFTWADFQEKVNGELIGNLSNLVNRTLTFVRRFYPDNALLSAPIDEQLHEQIRTKEAEIDALMERSEEREGLRQILALSSIGNKAFQDGEPWKMRTQDPGKAMSLLKTLVYLIRDLAVMVEPFLPTTSVRMLSFLGCKDVRWNAVGTTTGITGFAEPELLFTKLEDVLIEELRTRFSGSQEERKQKEQTNTKEVQKTMEQEMDQVSLAEQFAKRVILKVAKIVNVEKHPQGDKLYILTLDVKEEEPRTIVSSIVPYYTAEELQSQQIVLVSNLKPANFRGVKSYGMLLAASDPAAEEHTTCEVLFVPQFEVGTVLLPEGHEGPQDALPYVKADHFFSMPIVAEDGVVKIDGKPLGKDGVYVTSKKYLNGPVG
- a CDS encoding Mur ligase family protein — translated: MKVLIFGLGMHGGGFAAASYFLDHGDEVRITDLKGACDLGSEMEALALRGAVCISGTHRSEDFLWADIVVKNPAIPPNHPMLSHARMIVNDFAWLFSSPWCEQVKIIAITGTKGKTTTSAAVAHVLQELGYEAMQCGNMGISAFSVLREWERRHDSGRALPDYLVCEFSSWQIRDTVQAMHGQLPPMEICALTNFYPDHLNSYESIERYLEDKLELFTEQVRMAVIPDVMAERIRKQTKLDRRHIRGIDRSCPKELEQQPHLKSAYTILLALGLKYKSILKALESFQGVPHRIEQVGTLGNILFVNDSAATIPEAVHFSYAKFRTMAVHLICGGTDKNLKSDAMLEEVLHASSVSLLDGSFTQNKLIPLLKEHHIAYLGPFKAMGDALQASLDAALEKQKDLPDLPQAILLSPGSASFELFANEFDRGNQFKNLVGLLLEA
- the hflC gene encoding protease modulator HflC, which translates into the protein MSTATNKKLITTLIVVVVFLVIFVLLGPFYILYEGQQSVITRFGKIVNSEQDSGLKFKMPLIDTVVIYPKKILSWDGAAQRIPTKENQFIWVDTTARWRIADPAKYYETVNTVNNGIFRLNDVLDSSIRTIISENFLNEAVRNTNQINDIKVEEQVQSVESNEDAETLRNLTVTQARQETITIGRDGLSNMMFDQAKQFTSGFGIELIDIVIRQIRYSDDLTESVYQRMIKERNQIAEAYRSYGRGQLAQWQGKTEGEEKQILSAAYSESEKIKGVADATAAEIYAESYSADPEFFELWRTLESYRKTIPGLNKVLSTDMEYFDMIYGKTVED
- the hflK gene encoding FtsH protease activity modulator HflK → MDTMQQPPRPARKVRNISPKLVIWIIVAVVLVMLVLSSFFVVDQTEQAVVLRLGKYNRTVGPGLQTKIPLGIEASYNVPTQVVQTMTFGYRSNSSTSPLFGNTDYTNESLMLTGDLNIIDVQWIVQYKIEDPVKWMFNVESRETTLRDISQSVMNKLVGDLPILSVMTSERTRIEVEAQDNMQKVFDNYGLGVKIVTVKLQNIVPPIGEVQDAFEDVNKAIQDMNRLINEGKQNYNKIIPSARGEANKLIQQAQGYASERVNQATGDVARFNSVREVYEQSKDITRTRLYIEAMESIINPSSEGSVTLIDKSLANFLPIQMLEGGAK
- the ssb gene encoding single-stranded DNA-binding protein; this encodes MANDLNVVALVGRLTRESELRYSNGGMAICRFSIAVNRRKRTADNRWEDEANFFDCTMFGKSAESINQYLEKGRQVSILGELRQSRWEQDGQSRSRVEIAVNSLQLLSSSSASAEGGRSERGRSEQPAARSQGSYGSRPAPKESVPMMDIGGPEQFDDDQIPF
- a CDS encoding peptidoglycan bridge formation glycyltransferase FemA/FemB family protein translates to MVVRPIDYKKFVCTGPAMQSSFWAALKHGSLWKPHAFEVEWEGRTQSVLVLVKQVFLLWNLAYIPFGPDLQALGVTQANECIRQLSKQLKPLLPPFVFALRFDLPFDEVNDENVLHLAGPRLRTLSESVQPEATVRINLKWGYQAVKLGYRDRAKRALRKASQSVEVGLWAGDDATFRRWYDIYLETSRRDGFSPRSSKYLKALLTLDGKVRGDISSKLLLATQNRKIVGGLIVVFSPVEATYLYGASLRLDGVTCSHPLQDYAIRMACERGCSFYDLYGISGPKGRGSHLAGLEIFKLSFGGQSCYRTPSTDYVYRFLLWKVYTISERIRYRLKRKVRPQEGVQPNS
- the rplI gene encoding 50S ribosomal protein L9; translated protein: MKIILNQDVVNLGEEGDVVDVKDGYARNFLLPNKMAVMFNKTNQSIFASRTAAIEKRKIEKRSASASMKEKLDKVALTMVVSAGESGKLFGSVTSSMVQEALAKQGIEVERKKIEVATHAIKMVGTYSVRVRLYEDESAEVKLVVESEATVKARQAAEAKAAAEAAKAAAKAEAEAAKAAAAEAAATTEVTE
- the rpsF gene encoding 30S ribosomal protein S6, which gives rise to MRNYEFTVIFNANEENTTAGLEFVTSTFAAAGVEITKQEDMGVKYLAYDIKKQEKGHYVYFELKADPSTILGFEKAFLLHANILKYLFVNNEK
- a CDS encoding HAD family hydrolase, with translation MDKDALVIFDFDGTLYPIDPYDSEQALLLALAQGSNLWFRLRAHRLVRQDQKGQLAGRAFHQRYAELTRHADKSLVEHIGRNLAKHLGSKERDSILQLAEHADLGILSCGTENIIEAFLQEAGLLGHFSFIRAKRLSWDAQGTAHMHVDIDGPEAKARAITALRSTYQSILAVGDGPTDIPMLNAADLGLVMNWSTRQASYPFATYTSLKELCNHCLSHLDNASEACRTAKR